In Geoalkalibacter sp., the genomic window CCTCCATGGCGTCGGTGTGCGGGTCGTCCCTGGCCCTGATGGATGCCGGCGTCCCCGTGAAAGAACCCGTGGCGGGTATCGCCATGGGGCTCATCAAGGAAGGCGAGGATGTGGCGGTGCTCAGCGACATCCTGGGCGACGAGGATCACCTCGGCGACATGGACTTCAAGGTCACCGGCACGGCCAACGGCGTGACGGCCCTGCAGATGGACATCAAGATCACCGGCGTCACCAAGGAGATCATGAAGGTCGCCCTCGAGCAGGCGCGCGCCGGGCGAATCCACATCCTCGGCGAGATGGCCAAGACCCTCGACAAGCCGCGCGCCGATCTCTCGCCCTACGCGCCGCGCATCACCACCATCCAGGTCAAATCCGATCAGGTGCGCACCGTCATCGGTACCGGCGGCAAGAACGTGCGGGCGATCATTGAGGCCACCGGCTGCGCCATCGACATTCAGGACGACGGTCGTATCCATATTGCTTCCGCCGACGGTGAAGCCGCCAAGCAGGCCATCAAAATGATTCGCGATCTCACCCAGGAGGCCGAAGTCGGCAAGCTCTACCTGGGCACCGTGCGCAAGATCATGGAGTTCGGCGCCTTTGTCGAAATCTTCCCCGGCACCGACGGCCTGGTCCACGTGTCCGAGCTTGCCAAGGAGCGCGTGCAGAACGTAAGCGACATCCTCAAGGAGGGTGAGCAGGTGCTGGTCAAGTGCATCGGCATCGACAAGTCGGGCAAGATCAAGCTCTCGCGCAAGGAAGCCCTGGGCCAGAGCCTGTCCGAAGAAGGCCTGTAATCGGCGGCCCACGGAGCCGAAATCATCGGTTTTGTTCATTGCTTTTGATCCACGCGGGCCTTTGGCCGGGATATATCCCGACGAAGGCCCTTTTTTTATGAGGTCTTTTTCCTTCCATGGATAAGATAGACATCGCTGTCCAAAGGATTCGCCCCGAAGCTGTCATGCCGCGCTACCTGTCCGATCTGGCGGCTGGAATGGATCTGCATGCCGCGCTGAAATGGCCCCTGACACTCAAGCCCGGCGAGCGCGCCCTGGTCCCGACCGGCTTGGCCATGGCCATTCCCTCAGGCTATGAAGGGCAGGTGCGCCCGCGTTCCGGTCTGGCCCTGAACCACGGCGTGACCCTGGTCAACGCGCCCGGTACCATCGATGCGGATTACCGCGGGGAAATCGGCATCATTCTCATCAATCACGGGCAGGAGGATTTCACCATCAAGCCTGCAGATCGCATCGCCCAGTTGGTCATCGGGCGCGTCTTGCAGGCCCGGTTCAGCGAAGTGTCTTCCCTGGATGAAACCCGGCGAGGTTCCGGGGGGTTCGGACACACCGGGTTTCGCGAGGAACTCGACCATTCTTGAAAATTTGGCGCCGCCTGCCTGCGCACTGTGTTAAACTGCCTTGGTTTCGATCCTTGGGTTTTTGATTTCTTTTTCGGAGTGCATGTCATGGTTCTTGCGATCAATCCCCAAAATCCCCAGCCGCGCCTGATCAAGCAGGTGGTCGACATCCTCAAGCAGGGCGGAGTCATTGCCTATCCGACCGACACGACCTACGGCATCGGTTGCGATATTTTCAATAAAAAAGGGGTCAAAAACATCTACCAGATCAAAAAACGCGACCCGCGCAAGCCTTTTTCCTTTATTTGCGCCGATCTGTCCGATGTCGCCAACTATGCCCAGGTCAGCAATTTCGCCTTCAAA contains:
- the dut gene encoding dUTP diphosphatase, producing MDKIDIAVQRIRPEAVMPRYLSDLAAGMDLHAALKWPLTLKPGERALVPTGLAMAIPSGYEGQVRPRSGLALNHGVTLVNAPGTIDADYRGEIGIILINHGQEDFTIKPADRIAQLVIGRVLQARFSEVSSLDETRRGSGGFGHTGFREELDHS